Genomic window (Caldinitratiruptor microaerophilus):
CCGGACCGCGGGCAGGTCGTGCACCAGGAGCGCCAGCAGGGCGGTGGCTGCCGCCGCGCCACCCCGGCCGGCGAGGAGGTCGATCACCGCCCGTGCTTCGGGCGGCACACCGCCGGACTCGTCCTCGGAGGCGGTGTCCCCCTGCAGCAGCTCGGCCGCCAGGGCCTGCGCGAGGGCCGCTCCGGCCGTGTCGGGGGCAGCCAGGCGGCGGTGCGCCTCCTCGACCACCAACCGTGCCGGGGCGCCGCCCCGCTCGCGCGCCGACTCGATGAGGAGCGCGGCCAGGTCCGGGTCGTCAAGCGCCCGGACGGCCTCCGCGGGGGCGGGTTCCGTCCCCGCAGCCGCCGTGTCCAGCGCCCAGCGGCGGTACAGGTCCTCGTCGCGCTCGGCAGCGGCCGGCTCGGCGTCCGGGCCCTCCCGGCCCGCGGCCAGGGCAGCCCGGTGCAGCGATTCGTCGAGGTCTCGTGCGCGGATGTCCACGCGAAACCGTTCTCCTTTCCATGGCCGAGTACCGTTCTGCAACTCATGGACAAATGTATCATCACACCTGCCCCGGTTGCTTCCTGCTTCATCCACCGGCACTGGCCTTGCGGCCTGTAACCCCCGATGTCCACAGGCGTCACGTCCCGACGAACTGGCGGTACCGACGCTCAGCCGGCCATCGCCAGGAGCTTCCTGGCGGCGTTCACGTCCCGGTCGTGCGGTGCGCCGCAGGCGGGCAATTCCCGCCCTGGACCACAGCCCACCGCCCCTGGGCCAGCAGGGCAGCCTCGACGCATGCCTACCGGCGCGGCACGGCCTGCTCCAGGAGGCGCCCGACCGCCCCGGTGAACCGGGACGGAAGCGACTTGTTCCCCCGCACCGCGCCGGTGAACCCCGCGAGGAGCACGACGACCAGGAGGCCGAGCGCCAGCCACTCCACGCTCTGGGCGCCCGCCTCACCCCCGAGCAGACGACGTTTCCCCGCCATGGGCAATCCCTCCCCGGCACCCCTTCTCCAGGGAGAGGAATTCTACCCGCGGGCGGGAATTCCTTGTTTTTCCTTGAAAGGATTTTTCGATCAGCTCAGCCGGATTTATTCAGCTTCGGGATCTCCTCGACCGGGAACCCCAGCTCCAGAAGCTCTCCGCCGCGGAGCACCGTGACCGGCACCCGTTCGCCGGGGCGGTGGGCCGCCAGCACCTGGCGCAACTGGCCCAGGTGGATCGCCGGCCGGTCGTCGATGCGGACGACCATGTCCATCGTCTCGAGGCCGGCGCGGGCCGCGGGCCCGTCGGGGTTCAGGGTCTGGACCACCACGCCCCGGTCGGCGGGCAGCTCGAGCGCCTGGACCACGGTGGGGTCGATCACCTCGGGCTGACCCGAAAACCCCAGCCAGGGATGGGTGGCGGACCCGTATTCGATGATCTGGTTGGCCAGGCGCGCGGCGACCGAGAAACGCACGGCCAGGCTCAGACCCTGCACCCAGGCCAGGCCGTTCAGTCCCACGATGCGGCCCTCCAGGTCGATGAGGGGACCGCCCACGTTGCCCGGGTGCACGGCGGCGTCGGTCACGATCAGCCCGTCCACCGGGAACCGCTCGGGCCGGTAGACCGTGTGGTCGCTGGCGCTGACGATGCCGGCGCTGGCCGTCAGTTCGACGCCGAGGGCGAAACCCACCGCCAGCACCACGCGGCCGACGACGATCTCGGAGTCGGGCGCCAGAGCCGGCGGTTCGACGGGAAGCCGCCCCTGCACCCGCAGGACCGAGACGAAGTAGAGCGGGTCGACCGCGATGCACTCGGCGCTGAACTTCCGCCCTTCGGGGGTGCGGACCGTGACCTCGTCTCCCATCCCGGCGATCTGCCCCGACGTCACCACGTGGTAGTTGTCGAGGATGACCCCCGTGCCCAGCGTCAGGCTCTTCTCCTGGGGGTCGAAGGCGGCCACGTGCATGACGGCGCTCCGCGCCCGCTCGAGCGCGCGGATGTGACTCTCCGACCACGCATCCATGGGCATAGACCTCAGCCCCGTCCCCAGTCACTTCATCGATTTTACCATTTTATCCGTACGCCTTCGGCGCCTGGAACACCAGGACGACGGCGGGCCCAGGCCCGTCGTTGGCAATCGCGTGCGGCACTCCGGGCCCGGCGAGGGCCGCCCAGCCGGGGCCCAGGACCCGTTCCTCCTCCCCGATCCGCACGCGCGCCTCTCCCTCCAGGATGACGTAGTACTTGTCCGTCTCCGCGTGGGTGTGTAGCCGCTGGCTCTGGCCGGGCAGGAGGCAGTAGACGTCGACGGCGCTGCGCTCGGTCGCCAGCAGCGTCACCTTCTGGTACTTGTCCGGGT
Coding sequences:
- a CDS encoding S1C family serine protease, which gives rise to MPMDAWSESHIRALERARSAVMHVAAFDPQEKSLTLGTGVILDNYHVVTSGQIAGMGDEVTVRTPEGRKFSAECIAVDPLYFVSVLRVQGRLPVEPPALAPDSEIVVGRVVLAVGFALGVELTASAGIVSASDHTVYRPERFPVDGLIVTDAAVHPGNVGGPLIDLEGRIVGLNGLAWVQGLSLAVRFSVAARLANQIIEYGSATHPWLGFSGQPEVIDPTVVQALELPADRGVVVQTLNPDGPAARAGLETMDMVVRIDDRPAIHLGQLRQVLAAHRPGERVPVTVLRGGELLELGFPVEEIPKLNKSG
- a CDS encoding cupin domain-containing protein: MPFADSRAARRFDPDKYQKVTLLATERSAVDVYCLLPGQSQRLHTHAETDKYYVILEGEARVRIGEEERVLGPGWAALAGPGVPHAIANDGPGPAVVLVFQAPKAYG